In one window of Frigoriglobus tundricola DNA:
- a CDS encoding GNAT family N-acetyltransferase: MLTVCATHRLALRRLTVEDAPFIFELVNNESWLRFIGDKGVRTLADAQKYILNGPVEMYTRFGFGLWLVETRDENSTPIGICGLIKREALNDVDLGFAFLPEFWGKGYAFEAASAAMIYGKMALKLKRIAAITAPDNHRSAKLLVKLGFQFERMMQLNGSGDVAFYTACGSDGA; this comes from the coding sequence ATGTTAACCGTTTGTGCCACTCATCGCCTCGCCTTACGACGGCTGACCGTCGAGGACGCTCCGTTCATTTTCGAACTGGTGAACAACGAATCGTGGCTCCGGTTCATCGGGGACAAGGGGGTTCGTACGCTCGCCGACGCGCAGAAGTACATTCTGAACGGTCCGGTCGAAATGTACACCCGGTTCGGTTTCGGGCTCTGGCTGGTCGAAACACGAGACGAGAACAGCACCCCCATCGGGATCTGCGGCCTGATCAAGCGCGAGGCGCTGAACGACGTGGACCTCGGGTTCGCGTTCCTCCCGGAGTTCTGGGGTAAGGGGTACGCGTTCGAGGCGGCGTCGGCGGCCATGATTTATGGCAAAATGGCACTGAAACTGAAACGGATCGCGGCGATCACCGCGCCCGATAATCACCGCTCCGCGAAGCTCCTCGTCAAGCTCGGTTTTCAATTCGAACGCATGATGCAACTCAACGGCTCGGGCGATGTTGCGTTTTACACCGCGTGCGGTTCCGACGGCGCGTGA